A part of Larkinella insperata genomic DNA contains:
- a CDS encoding sialidase family protein, protein MKKLFLVFGVFFLVSAGVLAQSKSAVVRGEIVFPYQMQHHVHGSSLVALPNGDLLAAWFEGSGERSADDVKIMGARQLKGQTTWSEPFVLADTPNLPDCNPVLFLNRQGKLFLVWIAVVANRWENSILRFRTTMDYTKPGAPVWSWQDNILLKPDKRFAEEVEKRFKELPKNTSGWAEYAPQYDDMIIEASQDARKRSTGWMTRIKPLILENGRILLPLYSDGLNMSLIAISDDDGTTWRPSLPIVGRGPIQPALARRNNGTIIAYMRDSGDMPSRVQVSESSDNGESWKATVKSEIPNTASVELLRLRDGKWAFLGNDIDNGRHRLSLYLSDDEAQTWKWKIRLEDKQKNQGAFSYPSLIQTPDGLLHLTYSHHLEKGEKSIRHVVVDPAAVTSDPVTAQKP, encoded by the coding sequence ATGAAAAAGTTGTTTTTGGTTTTTGGCGTATTCTTTTTGGTAAGTGCCGGGGTGCTGGCCCAGTCAAAGTCGGCGGTGGTGCGGGGTGAGATTGTTTTTCCCTATCAAATGCAGCACCACGTCCACGGCAGCAGCCTGGTGGCCCTGCCCAACGGGGATCTGCTGGCGGCCTGGTTTGAGGGCAGCGGGGAACGCTCCGCCGATGATGTGAAAATAATGGGAGCCCGGCAGCTCAAAGGCCAGACCACCTGGAGCGAACCGTTTGTGTTGGCCGACACGCCCAACCTGCCCGACTGCAACCCCGTCCTGTTTCTGAACCGCCAGGGGAAGCTGTTTCTGGTCTGGATTGCCGTGGTGGCCAACCGCTGGGAAAATTCAATTCTCCGGTTCCGGACCACAATGGATTATACCAAACCCGGTGCGCCGGTCTGGAGCTGGCAGGACAACATTCTGCTGAAACCGGATAAGCGGTTTGCCGAGGAAGTCGAGAAGCGGTTTAAGGAGTTGCCGAAGAATACTTCGGGCTGGGCCGAATATGCCCCCCAATACGACGACATGATTATCGAGGCCAGTCAGGATGCCCGTAAACGCAGCACGGGCTGGATGACGCGCATCAAACCGTTGATTCTGGAAAACGGCCGGATTCTGCTGCCGCTTTATTCCGACGGACTGAACATGTCGCTGATCGCCATTTCCGACGACGACGGAACCACCTGGCGGCCCAGCCTGCCGATTGTGGGGCGCGGGCCCATCCAACCGGCTCTGGCCCGCCGGAACAACGGGACCATCATCGCTTACATGCGCGACAGTGGCGATATGCCCAGCCGGGTCCAGGTCAGCGAATCATCCGACAACGGCGAAAGCTGGAAAGCGACCGTAAAGTCCGAGATTCCAAACACGGCCAGCGTTGAACTGCTCCGGCTGCGGGATGGAAAGTGGGCTTTTCTGGGAAACGACATCGACAACGGCCGTCACCGGCTGAGCCTGTACCTGTCGGATGATGAAGCCCAGACCTGGAAATGGAAGATCCGGCTGGAGGACAAGCAAAAAAATCAGGGTGCGTTTTCGTATCCCTCGCTGATTCAGACGCCCGACGGACTGCTCCACCTGACGTATTCCCACCACCTGGAAAAAGGAGAGAAGTCGATTCGGCACGTTGTGGTCGATCCGGCAGCCGTTACCTCCGACCCCGTCACGGCCCAAAAACCCTGA
- a CDS encoding polysaccharide deacetylase family protein has product MKKLKTLALFLTCSVGVLTGSAQPKTTYAEQLGYPKGKKIVIFHVDDAGMYLTANQGTIKSIEQGVATSTSIMMPCAWAASFVKYVLKNPAIDAGIHLTLTSEWKDYRWAPLAGIKQVPTLTDQEGALWPSVAEVVKNANPDELEQEMRAQIDRALKMGLKPTHLDSHMGTLFATPAFLERYIKVGVEYGIPVMFPGGNNILLADSEIQPVIDKLKAEGKWKEGMNLPVPEAIKQAPAIGAKIWKAGLPVLDDLYADTGGWKPKDDPNPSPEAWGKYKTQRFKEILTKMKPGVAMIIIHSNEQNDTFKYVSGSGGSRYADMLSMMDPELKAFIQSEGIVLTTWREMMERRKSIK; this is encoded by the coding sequence ATGAAGAAGTTAAAAACGCTTGCTCTTTTCCTGACGTGTTCGGTCGGCGTGTTGACCGGATCCGCGCAGCCAAAAACCACCTACGCCGAGCAGCTCGGTTATCCCAAAGGCAAAAAGATCGTTATTTTTCACGTCGACGACGCCGGAATGTACCTGACCGCCAATCAGGGGACCATTAAATCCATTGAGCAGGGCGTGGCTACTTCCACCAGCATCATGATGCCCTGCGCCTGGGCCGCCAGTTTCGTCAAGTATGTGCTGAAAAATCCGGCGATTGACGCGGGCATTCACCTGACGCTGACCTCGGAGTGGAAAGATTACCGCTGGGCACCGCTGGCCGGAATCAAGCAGGTGCCGACGCTGACCGACCAGGAAGGGGCCCTGTGGCCGTCGGTGGCGGAGGTTGTCAAAAATGCCAACCCGGATGAGCTGGAACAGGAAATGCGGGCGCAGATCGACCGGGCGTTGAAAATGGGGCTGAAACCGACGCACCTCGACTCGCACATGGGCACGCTGTTTGCCACCCCGGCTTTTCTGGAGCGCTACATCAAAGTGGGCGTGGAGTACGGTATTCCGGTGATGTTTCCCGGTGGCAACAACATCCTGCTGGCCGATAGCGAAATTCAGCCGGTGATCGATAAACTGAAAGCGGAGGGCAAATGGAAGGAAGGGATGAACCTGCCCGTTCCGGAAGCCATCAAACAGGCCCCGGCCATCGGTGCCAAAATCTGGAAAGCCGGTCTGCCCGTACTGGACGATCTGTACGCCGATACCGGCGGCTGGAAACCGAAAGACGACCCAAACCCCAGCCCGGAAGCCTGGGGGAAATACAAAACGCAGCGGTTTAAGGAGATACTGACCAAAATGAAGCCGGGCGTTGCCATGATCATCATTCACAGCAACGAACAGAATGACACCTTCAAGTACGTCAGCGGGTCGGGCGGGTCGCGGTATGCCGATATGCTGTCGATGATGGACCCGGAACTCAAAGCTTTTATTCAATCGGAAGGCATCGTGCTGACCACCTGGCGCGAAATGATGGAGCGCCGGAAATCAATCAAATAA